In Malaclemys terrapin pileata isolate rMalTer1 chromosome 11, rMalTer1.hap1, whole genome shotgun sequence, a single genomic region encodes these proteins:
- the LOC128845229 gene encoding gamma-crystallin C-like — MAKITFYEDRDFQGRSYAVTADQPDMHAHLNRCNSIQVESGCWMIYERPHYIGHQYFLKKGEYPNYQQWMGFNDSVKSCCIITPQYNLQRRIRVYERNDVGGRMTESFCDYPSLCDEFHPRDIQSCHVFEGNWIFCGQPNYRAWQYLLRPRAYRGVTDWGAVPAIVGSFRPTVYIS; from the exons ATGGCAAAG ATCACATTCTACGAGGACAGAGACTTCCAGGGCCGCTCCTACGCGGTCACTGCCGACCAGCCGGATATGCATGCTCACCTTAACCGCTGCAACTCAATCCAGGTGGAAAGTGGCTGCTGGATGATCTACGAGCGCCCCCATTACATAGGACATCAGTACTTCCTGAAAAAGGGGGAATATCCAAATTACCAGCAATGGATGGGGTTCAATGACTCCGTCAAGTCCTGTTGCATAATCACACCA cagtacaacctgcAGAG AAGGATACGAGTCTATGAAAGGAATGACGTGGGAGGCAGGATGACGGAATCCTTCTGTGACTATCCTTCTCTCTGTGACGAATTTCATCCCAGGGACATCCAGTCCTGTCATGTTTTTGAAGGAAACTGGATTTTCTGTGGACAGCCAAACTACCGAGCATGGCAGTACCTCCTGAGACCCAGGGCGTACCGGGGAGTCACTGACTGGGGAGCTGTGCCCGCCATAGTTGGTTCCTTTAGGCCGACAGTGTACATTTCCTAA